From Salvelinus sp. IW2-2015 linkage group LG18, ASM291031v2, whole genome shotgun sequence, a single genomic window includes:
- the LOC111977549 gene encoding neurexin-1a-like: MCVRVCVMAVCVGAXAPLLCVWLCLCSVGGSRGEVLEFGGVSGQWGRFPVWNACCESILSFSVRTHSADGLLLYLDEEGFCDFLELLLLHGKLRLRFSIFCAEPAEVSSGVAVSDGHWHAVRVKRDWRNTSLEVDGKMEGWAEVKSKRKDMTVFSHTFMGGVSPELHASPLRLTSPGVRDHASFAGWLAGVTINGSVAVLEGSEGVTVGDGCGPAHVCQNGGVCSVVEMRAVCDCTGTGYKGNDCSEGLAHLMIGDQAREDYVATFKGSEVFLL; encoded by the coding sequence atgtgtgtgcgcgtgtgtgtgatgGCGGTGTGTGTGGGGGCCGRGGCCCCCCTGCTGTGTGTCTGGCTGTGCCTCTGTAGCGTTGGGGGATCCAGAGGGGAGGTGCTAGAGTTTGGGGGGGTTTCGGGACAGTGGGGGCGGTTCCCGGTGTGGAACGCGTGCTGCGAGAGCATTCTGTCGTTCAGCGTTAGAACTCACAGCGCGGACGGGCTGCTGCTTTACCTTGACGARGAAGGATTCTGCGACTTCTTGGAACTCTTGTTGCTACATGGAAAACTCCGCCTACGATTCTCAATCTTCTGTGCCGAGCCAGCCGAGGTGAGTTCCGGGGTCGCCGTGAGCGACGGCCACTGGCATGCCGTGCGTGTGAAACGGGACTGGAGGAACACAAGCCTTGAGGTGGATggaaagatggagggatgggCGGAGGTAAAGAGCAAACGGAAAGACATGACAGTGTTTAGCCATACTTTTATGGGCGGGGTTTCCCCAGAGCTCCATGCCTCTCCGCTCCGCCTCACTTCCCCTGGTGTAAGAGACCACGCCTCTTTTGCTGGCTGGCTCGCTGGGGTCACCATCAACGGATCYGTGGCCGTTCTGGAAGGATCGGAGGGTGTTACCGTGGGAGACGGGTGTGGGCCGGCCCACGTGTGTCAGAACGGAGGGGTGTGTTCTGTTGTCGAGATGAGGGCCGTCTGCGACTGTACCGGCACCGGCTACAAAGGCAACGACTGCAGCGAAG